One Misgurnus anguillicaudatus chromosome 20, ASM2758022v2, whole genome shotgun sequence DNA segment encodes these proteins:
- the LOC129455471 gene encoding cell adhesion molecule CEACAM5 translates to MDRYHFRLHLLFLAIFGCCDGSMLLSNTANGVVGKNVTFLTTITSSSSFLTITWGFDVKGKITSIITVVPTKETIDPKYANRIAYNKSTCALQIKDLVMADAGDYILSVVNNEAQSTAEQITLEVLEPVTDVKITANLPDAVEFNSTMVLTCSAKGSYTYKWINGSTPLVADGTHVTVVKNELTVTGVYRTDLIGPIYCIAENALESGKSAPFNMSVSYGPENIALSQTPADPFLKKGSNITFACSAKSDPPAQLQLMFNGVEISKQASTTITNLEDKHNGNYTCVASNPKTLRFIASQVYTITVVEPISGTSISINPTSPLIAGNSMVNLTCTAAAGKADSVEWYKEEKPVIPDSNVILSSDKRTLTVLKVRKTDAGEYKCKLTNKVNSDTGKNKVVVNYGPESVKVDGKNNVKFDEAIGLSCNADSVPPSTYTWKLNETVMNISLGRYNISKASMSDSGTYTCVARNPLTGLTLNTTHKLTVTETGASADGLSGGAIAGIVIGVLLAAIIIGCICCCRKKPTDVPSPY, encoded by the exons ATGGATCGCTATCACTTTAGGCTGCATTTgctatttttggccatttttg GATGCTGTGATGGCAGCATGCTACTGAGCAATACTGCAAACGGGGTTGTTGGTAAAAACGTGACATTTTTAACCACCATCACCTCGTCATCGTCTTTTTTGACCATAACGTGGGGTTTCGATGTCAAGGGGAAAATTACATCGATTATCACGGTCGTCCCGACAAAGGAAACCATCGATCCAAAATACGCGAACCGGATCGCGTATAATAAATCGACGTGCGCGCTGCAGATCAAAGATCTGGTGATGGCAGATGCAGGGGATTATATTCTCTCTGTGGTCAATAACGAGGCTCAATCAACAGCTGAACAGATTACTCTTGAGGTTTTAG AGCCCGTAACTGATGTCAAGATTACGGCCAATCTTCCTGATGCTGTCGAATTCAACAGCACCATGGTTCTCACGTGCAGTGCTAAAGGCTCTTACACTTACAAATGGATAAACGGTTCAACCCCCTTGGTGGCAGATGGCACGCACGTCACAGTCGTCAAAAACGAACTGACGGTTACCGGAGTTTACCGTACGGATCTGATTGGACCGATCTACTGCATAGCGGAAAATGCATTAGAGTCCGGGAAAAGTGCTCCTTTCAATATGTCTGTCAGTT ATGGTCCTGAAAACATCGCTTTGTCTCAGACTCCAGCCGATCCTTTCCTAAAGAAAGGCTCCAACATAACGTTTGCGTGTTCGGCCAAGTCTGACCCACCTGCGCAGCTTCAGCTGATGTTCAATGGAGTGGAGATATCCAAGCAGGCCAGCACGACTATCACCAATTTAGAAGATAAACACAATGGCAACTACACCTGCGTGGCTTCAAATCCCAAGACATTGCGCTTCATTGCGTCGCAAGTCTATACGATAACTGTT GTGGAGCCCATTAGTGGAACAAGTATCAGTATCAACCCCACCTCACCTCTCATCGCCGGAAACAGCATGGTCAACCTCACCTGCACGGCGGCTGCCGGCAAAGCTGACAGCGTGGAGTGGTATAAGGAAGAAAAACCTGTGATTCCTGACAGTAATGTCATTCTCTCATCAGACAAGCGAACTTTAACCGTTCTTAAAGTTCGTAAAACGGATGCTGGCGAATACAAGTGCAAGCTGACAAACAAAGTGAACAGCGACACGGGCAAAAATAAGGTGGTGGTGAACT ATGGTCCAGAAAGCGTGAAGGTGGATGGAAAGAACAATGTGAAGTTCGATGAGGCCATCGGGTTGTCCTGTAATGCCGACTCTGTTCCTCCCAGCACTTACACATGGAAACTCAATGAGACGGTCATGAACATCAGCTTGGGGAGGTACAACATCTCCAAGGCCAGTATGAGTGACAGCGGCACGTATACCTGTGTAGCTCGCAACCCCCTTACCGGACTGACCCTCAACACCACGCATAAACTCACAGTGAcag AGACCGGTGCATCAGCTGATGGACTTTCAGGGGGAGCCATCGCTGGTATCGTGATCGGTGTGCTCTTGGCTGCTATCATCATCGGTTGTATTTGTTGTTGCAGGAAGAAACCAACAGA TGTCCCATCGCCGTATTAA